A region of Nostoc sp. 'Peltigera membranacea cyanobiont' N6 DNA encodes the following proteins:
- a CDS encoding glycosyltransferase family 2 protein, with translation MKFSVVISTYNRLNLLQRAIESARNQTIECEVVVADDCSSDDTQTYLKSLGDKVVYHRNEVNLGHAATVNAGVAKASGDWIKFLDDDDYLAPNCIEEMAKAIALRPDAVICSCVAAQVDGNEVELSRTPQVGPGLAFYIPQADIHYGMLLELVPFGTPVQVACRRDAFLQTGGWDSTLDANCDDIDSWIRIAQFGDAIFFNQCLAYRTIWTGAYNQKFSLSRRLATNILMKEKIYTLVNDQHRSKIPVFQDIKNYLKLHWILVALKQKNLNSFLSMIDPSILSPRSWKFLLAAASSRRSQGNNSQVRKLVLIDS, from the coding sequence CTTGAACTTGCTGCAAAGAGCAATTGAGTCGGCTCGGAACCAAACAATTGAGTGTGAGGTGGTTGTTGCCGATGACTGTTCTTCTGATGATACCCAAACATATCTCAAAAGCTTAGGAGATAAGGTAGTTTACCATCGGAATGAAGTGAACCTTGGCCATGCCGCAACGGTAAATGCTGGAGTTGCCAAAGCTAGCGGCGACTGGATTAAGTTTTTAGATGATGACGACTATTTAGCGCCCAACTGCATAGAAGAGATGGCAAAGGCGATCGCACTTCGTCCCGATGCTGTAATCTGCTCTTGTGTGGCGGCTCAGGTCGATGGCAATGAAGTCGAACTCTCTCGCACCCCTCAAGTTGGCCCCGGTTTAGCTTTTTATATTCCCCAAGCCGATATTCACTACGGTATGCTTTTAGAGCTTGTACCATTTGGTACACCTGTACAAGTCGCTTGCCGACGTGATGCTTTTCTGCAAACTGGTGGTTGGGATTCCACACTGGATGCTAACTGTGATGACATCGATTCGTGGATTCGGATTGCTCAGTTTGGCGATGCTATTTTCTTTAATCAGTGTCTTGCTTACCGCACTATTTGGACTGGTGCGTATAATCAAAAGTTTTCTTTGTCTCGGCGGTTGGCGACAAATATTCTGATGAAAGAAAAAATTTACACTTTGGTAAATGACCAACATCGCTCCAAGATTCCTGTATTTCAAGATATCAAAAATTACCTCAAACTCCATTGGATTTTAGTAGCACTGAAGCAAAAAAATCTCAATAGTTTCCTTTCAATGATAGATCCTTCTATACTTTCTCCTCGGTCTTGGAAGTTTTTGCTAGCTGCCGCCTCATCACGCCGTTCTCAGGGAAACAATTCTCAGGTTCGTAAACTTGTATTGATTGATTCCTAG